The following proteins are encoded in a genomic region of Acidobacteriota bacterium:
- the tig gene encoding trigger factor has protein sequence MSVVVSVEDAGPSRKQLTIEVPAPAVDAEMQRVITAFSREIQLPGFRRGKAPKQLLLKRFREEIEKEVVDRLLPRYWHQAESEAGIDSLLNPQVDDVQLKPDEPLVFKASVDVRPEIELGDIDGIKLPDPSIEVTDEEVDEMVEDLRRRQGDWVPVERSAAQGDLVSLEISEVKDDDAEKTEDDEAASEPDTVAVEVGDPNVWEELSLAVTGLREGQESTFSRTAEVEGESVERNFRFQVTAVKERELPEVDDELAQSVGGFDSVDEMRQEIRHRMFHNKERGRFEERETALLERLREMHPLDLPEQVVGRETERLLRNYAQRLASQGVDLETVDIDWVKMRDDMVGRAREGVHARLVLDAIAKDRGMEATEQELEAALSDIARSQQASTAAVRQALAEDGRLAELRGQLAQEKVVRRLIGAEEAEEEAAEEGQPETEAA, from the coding sequence ATGAGCGTTGTCGTATCCGTAGAAGATGCCGGCCCCAGCCGCAAGCAGCTGACCATCGAAGTGCCTGCTCCGGCGGTGGATGCCGAGATGCAGCGGGTCATCACCGCGTTCAGCCGGGAGATTCAGCTCCCGGGCTTCCGCCGTGGCAAGGCCCCCAAGCAGCTCCTTCTCAAGCGCTTCCGTGAGGAGATCGAGAAGGAGGTGGTGGACCGTCTACTGCCCCGCTACTGGCACCAGGCGGAGTCCGAGGCCGGTATCGACTCGCTGCTCAATCCCCAGGTCGACGACGTCCAGCTCAAGCCCGACGAGCCGCTGGTGTTCAAGGCCAGCGTCGACGTGCGGCCGGAGATCGAGCTCGGCGACATCGACGGCATCAAGCTACCGGATCCCTCCATCGAGGTCACCGACGAAGAGGTGGACGAGATGGTGGAGGACCTGCGCCGCCGCCAGGGCGATTGGGTGCCGGTGGAGCGGTCCGCCGCCCAGGGGGATCTGGTCTCGTTGGAGATCAGCGAGGTCAAGGACGACGACGCCGAGAAGACTGAGGACGACGAGGCTGCCAGCGAGCCTGACACCGTCGCCGTCGAGGTCGGCGACCCCAACGTCTGGGAAGAGCTGTCGCTGGCGGTGACCGGTCTGAGGGAAGGCCAGGAGAGCACCTTCAGCCGTACCGCCGAGGTCGAGGGGGAATCCGTCGAGCGCAATTTCCGTTTCCAGGTGACGGCGGTCAAGGAGCGCGAGTTGCCGGAGGTGGACGACGAGCTGGCGCAGTCCGTGGGTGGCTTCGACAGCGTTGACGAGATGCGCCAGGAGATTCGCCACCGCATGTTCCACAACAAGGAGCGGGGCCGCTTCGAGGAGCGGGAAACCGCTCTCCTGGAGCGCCTGCGGGAAATGCATCCCCTGGATCTGCCGGAGCAAGTGGTGGGCCGGGAGACCGAACGTCTGCTGCGCAACTACGCTCAGCGGCTGGCCAGCCAGGGTGTGGACCTGGAGACCGTGGACATCGACTGGGTCAAGATGCGCGACGACATGGTGGGCCGGGCCCGGGAGGGCGTCCACGCCCGCCTGGTGCTCGACGCCATCGCCAAGGACCGGGGGATGGAAGCCACGGAGCAGGAGCTGGAGGCCGCCCTCAGCGACATCGCCCGCTCCCAGCAGGCGTCCACCGCCGCCGTCCGCCAGGCGCTGGCTGAG
- the thiS gene encoding sulfur carrier protein ThiS has translation MSSPDSIQLNGRPHPVAPGSTLLTLLAELGRDPRAVAIEYNGEIVRRPRYGEVQLVAGDQVEVVHFVQGG, from the coding sequence GTGAGCTCGCCGGATTCCATCCAGCTCAACGGCCGTCCTCATCCGGTGGCCCCGGGCTCGACTCTGCTGACTTTGTTGGCGGAGTTGGGGCGGGATCCGCGCGCCGTCGCCATCGAGTACAACGGGGAAATCGTCCGCCGGCCGCGCTACGGCGAGGTGCAGCTCGTCGCCGGTGATCAGGTCGAAGTGGTACACTTTGTCCAAGGCGGTTGA